One Pradoshia eiseniae DNA segment encodes these proteins:
- a CDS encoding ABC transporter ATP-binding protein, which produces MDQAISIDQLTKKYNEKTAVDNVSFSIQKGELFGLLGVNGAGKTTLIKMLCCLTAPTNGCASILGYDIEENQKQVKEIIAVSPQETAIAPNLTVRENLELMAGIHGYSKMEVKEKTAHMIAAFSLQPYENQKSKTLSGGWQRKLSIALALISEPKILFLDEPTLGLDIIGRRELWALIEKLKEKTTIVLTTHYLEEAEALCDRICVMKDGKVKAIGTVKELLSMTNTGNFEDAFVKIVTKEELG; this is translated from the coding sequence ATGGATCAGGCTATTTCAATTGATCAGTTAACCAAAAAATACAATGAAAAAACGGCTGTAGACAATGTATCCTTTTCAATCCAAAAGGGAGAGTTGTTTGGTTTATTAGGGGTAAATGGAGCAGGGAAAACAACGTTAATTAAAATGCTGTGCTGCTTAACAGCGCCTACAAACGGGTGTGCATCTATACTGGGATATGATATTGAAGAAAACCAAAAACAAGTGAAGGAAATCATCGCAGTCTCTCCTCAGGAAACGGCGATTGCGCCCAATTTGACTGTTCGTGAAAACTTAGAATTAATGGCTGGCATTCATGGATACTCAAAAATGGAGGTCAAAGAAAAAACAGCTCATATGATTGCTGCGTTTTCATTACAACCATATGAAAATCAAAAAAGTAAAACGTTATCCGGCGGTTGGCAACGGAAACTCAGCATTGCTCTTGCGCTTATTTCAGAACCGAAAATATTATTTTTAGATGAGCCTACATTAGGCTTGGATATTATAGGACGGCGTGAATTATGGGCTCTCATTGAAAAATTGAAAGAAAAAACAACCATTGTTTTAACCACTCATTATTTAGAAGAAGCAGAAGCGTTGTGTGATCGTATTTGTGTCATGAAAGATGGGAAAGTAAAAGCCATCGGAACAGTCAAAGAGCTCCTATCTATGACAAACACAGGGAATTTCGAGGATGCCTTTGTGAAAATAGTAACAAAGGAGGAGTTAGGATGA
- a CDS encoding methionine ABC transporter ATP-binding protein translates to MISIQNLNKIYKTKSGVVNGVDNVSLEVKKGEIFGIVGYSGAGKSSLLRCINLLERPTSGRITVDGLDLTKLRRENLRQARLKIGMIFQHFYLISQKTVFENIAFALKAANMPQAKRKKRVEELLKMVGLADKRDVYPSQLSGGQKQRVAIARALANNPTVLLCDEATSALDPTTTKSILNLLKKINQELNITIVLITHEMNVVKEICHRMAIMQDGRVIEEGSVYEIFAKPQTDLTKEFISSVVSFDIPEAIYKECEGPIVKVTFRGTVAGEGVISDTLQQFQVKGNFLHGSIEYIQDLPLGIFIMELRGQKEEIHKAISYIKNREAEVEVIQHGL, encoded by the coding sequence ATGATTAGTATTCAGAATCTTAACAAAATTTATAAAACGAAAAGCGGCGTAGTCAATGGTGTCGATAATGTATCCCTAGAGGTTAAAAAAGGCGAGATATTCGGGATCGTCGGATACTCAGGAGCAGGGAAAAGCTCGCTGCTTCGCTGCATTAATTTGCTGGAGCGTCCAACCTCGGGCAGGATCACGGTTGATGGACTGGACCTGACGAAGCTGAGAAGGGAAAATTTGCGGCAGGCACGCTTGAAAATCGGGATGATCTTTCAGCACTTTTATCTGATCAGCCAGAAAACAGTATTTGAGAATATTGCGTTTGCTTTGAAGGCAGCCAATATGCCGCAGGCAAAGCGAAAAAAACGAGTGGAAGAGCTGCTGAAAATGGTCGGATTAGCCGACAAGCGTGATGTGTATCCTTCCCAGCTGAGCGGGGGACAGAAGCAGCGTGTCGCGATTGCCAGGGCGTTAGCGAATAACCCGACCGTCCTTCTCTGTGATGAGGCGACCTCAGCACTCGACCCAACAACGACGAAGTCTATCTTGAATCTATTGAAAAAAATCAATCAGGAGCTCAACATCACAATTGTCTTGATTACGCATGAGATGAATGTCGTGAAGGAAATTTGTCACCGGATGGCGATCATGCAGGATGGCAGGGTCATCGAGGAAGGCTCGGTGTATGAAATTTTCGCTAAACCGCAGACCGATCTGACAAAGGAATTCATCAGTAGTGTGGTCTCGTTCGACATACCCGAAGCCATTTACAAGGAATGCGAGGGTCCGATTGTCAAGGTGACATTCAGGGGGACGGTTGCTGGGGAGGGCGTCATCTCAGATACGCTTCAGCAATTCCAAGTGAAGGGCAATTTCTTACATGGCTCGATTGAATACATACAGGATTTGCCGCTCGGTATTTTTATCATGGAGCTTCGCGGACAGAAGGAAGAGATTCATAAAGCCATCTCTTATATAAAAAATCGCGAAGCAGAAGTGGAGGTGATCCAGCATGGGCTTTGA
- a CDS encoding iron-containing alcohol dehydrogenase family protein yields the protein MTVFSVHAAPSEYILKENALDLLEAKLLERNLRKVLVVHGEKSWEAAKSYWPQMEEVQAEEYTYGGDCTLSEIEAVAGLVKQHSLDAVIGVGGGKVLDLVKAVCDETGRQAILIPTLASNCSPWTPLSVIYDESGAFIRYDIYPVCTSLVLVEPRILAEAPVRMLIAGIGDTLAKWYEADVQIADIDPKPVPLQIAHFAARQCKDLLLQSARGAVAAAKAGEVNEDFIQVAETIMMYGGMVGGYGDHYGRIAGAHSIHNGLTALEETHHALHGDKVAYGILVQLVLEDKWMEIVELQPFYEELGLPLSLIDLGVEDVTKAIMEEIAKKATLASESIHVMKVGPITAERVAGAIRRLEQFMECEECG from the coding sequence ATGACCGTATTTTCCGTTCATGCAGCACCAAGTGAATATATCTTGAAAGAGAATGCCTTAGATTTATTGGAAGCAAAGCTATTGGAACGTAATCTCCGTAAGGTACTGGTCGTTCATGGAGAAAAATCGTGGGAGGCAGCTAAGTCGTATTGGCCGCAAATGGAAGAGGTACAAGCTGAGGAATATACATACGGAGGAGACTGCACATTATCCGAAATCGAAGCGGTGGCCGGGCTGGTCAAGCAGCATTCCTTGGATGCGGTCATCGGCGTCGGAGGCGGAAAGGTGCTCGATCTTGTGAAGGCGGTGTGCGATGAGACTGGGAGGCAGGCAATTCTCATCCCGACCTTGGCATCGAATTGTTCGCCATGGACGCCATTGAGTGTAATCTATGATGAATCAGGTGCCTTCATTCGTTATGACATCTATCCGGTTTGTACCAGTCTCGTGCTGGTGGAGCCGCGAATTTTAGCTGAGGCTCCAGTTAGGATGCTCATTGCCGGCATTGGAGACACCTTAGCTAAATGGTATGAAGCCGATGTGCAGATAGCGGACATTGATCCTAAGCCTGTACCTCTGCAAATCGCCCATTTTGCCGCAAGACAATGTAAGGACCTGCTGCTTCAATCAGCCCGTGGAGCGGTGGCTGCTGCAAAGGCAGGGGAAGTGAATGAAGACTTCATCCAAGTAGCGGAGACGATCATGATGTATGGCGGCATGGTGGGCGGCTATGGGGATCATTACGGTCGGATTGCTGGTGCGCATTCGATTCACAACGGGTTAACGGCACTGGAGGAAACCCATCATGCCTTGCATGGGGATAAGGTGGCTTATGGCATTTTGGTTCAGCTTGTGCTCGAGGACAAATGGATGGAAATTGTCGAGCTTCAACCGTTTTATGAGGAGCTGGGTCTTCCTTTATCATTAATTGATTTAGGGGTGGAGGATGTAACAAAAGCGATAATGGAAGAAATCGCTAAAAAGGCGACACTGGCGAGTGAGTCCATTCATGTCATGAAAGTCGGTCCGATTACAGCAGAGAGAGTGGCGGGCGCCATTCGGAGACTGGAGCAATTTATGGAGTGTGAGGAATGCGGCTGA
- a CDS encoding methionine ABC transporter permease, whose translation MGFDFNHFVELIPEINTAFLQTIYMITISLAVAIVIGLPVGIILYVTDKGLFWENKTVQTILGFFVNLIRSIPFIILLVALIPLTDLIVNTTIGPAAASVSLSVAAIPFFARIVETSLREIDKGVIEAAIAAGATPWMIIKDVLLLEARSGIISGITLTLISLIGFSAMAGTVGGGGIGDLAIRYGYYRYDNTIMIATVIILIVLVQVIQFAGDFIAKVIDKR comes from the coding sequence ATGGGCTTTGATTTCAACCACTTTGTTGAGCTGATTCCAGAGATCAACACGGCGTTTCTGCAGACGATTTACATGATTACAATTTCCCTCGCTGTTGCGATTGTGATTGGCTTGCCCGTCGGGATTATTCTTTATGTAACAGATAAGGGTCTGTTTTGGGAAAACAAAACGGTACAGACGATTCTAGGATTTTTCGTCAATCTCATCCGCAGTATCCCGTTTATTATTTTGTTGGTTGCTCTCATCCCGTTGACCGACTTGATTGTCAATACGACGATTGGACCGGCAGCAGCGAGTGTATCGCTATCTGTGGCGGCGATTCCGTTTTTTGCGAGAATCGTTGAAACGTCATTGCGGGAGATTGATAAGGGTGTCATCGAAGCCGCGATTGCAGCTGGTGCAACACCGTGGATGATTATAAAAGATGTCCTCTTGCTTGAAGCGAGATCCGGAATCATCTCAGGTATTACTCTGACATTGATCAGCTTGATTGGTTTCTCTGCCATGGCCGGAACGGTCGGGGGCGGCGGGATTGGCGATTTGGCGATTCGCTACGGCTATTACCGCTATGATAATACCATCATGATTGCAACCGTCATTATATTGATTGTTTTAGTTCAGGTTATCCAATTTGCTGGTGATTTCATCGCAAAGGTTATCGATAAAAGATAA
- a CDS encoding carbon-nitrogen family hydrolase, producing the protein MKIAVVQMDVAFADPDRNFGQVEGFIEEAAKAGTEVIVLPEMWNAGYALKELERLADVNGERTKKFLSRLATKHHVHIVGGSVATKKNGRFYNTMYVVDQSGDIVSEYDKAHLFKLMDEHKFMSAGEKANVFTLAGVTCGGIICYDLRFPEWTRTHALKGAAVMFIPAQWPKPRIDHWQLLLQARAIENQCYIVAVNRVGEDPNNEFNGHSMVIAPWGELLLSGEAGEGIFYTELDFQEVKRVRKAIPVFDDRRTHLYEL; encoded by the coding sequence ATGAAAATAGCGGTTGTACAAATGGATGTGGCTTTTGCTGATCCAGACAGAAATTTTGGGCAAGTGGAAGGGTTCATTGAAGAGGCTGCGAAGGCAGGGACAGAGGTGATTGTTCTCCCGGAAATGTGGAATGCGGGCTATGCCTTAAAGGAGCTTGAACGATTAGCAGATGTTAATGGGGAGCGAACGAAGAAATTCCTTAGCCGCCTGGCGACAAAGCATCACGTCCATATTGTCGGCGGTTCGGTTGCGACAAAGAAGAACGGCAGGTTTTATAATACGATGTATGTCGTTGATCAATCCGGTGATATCGTCTCTGAATATGATAAAGCCCATCTTTTCAAGCTGATGGATGAGCATAAGTTTATGAGTGCAGGGGAGAAGGCGAATGTTTTCACCTTGGCTGGGGTGACGTGCGGGGGGATCATTTGCTATGATTTGCGCTTTCCGGAATGGACGCGGACCCATGCATTGAAGGGGGCGGCGGTTATGTTCATCCCTGCCCAGTGGCCAAAGCCGCGAATTGATCATTGGCAGCTATTGCTTCAGGCTAGAGCGATTGAGAATCAATGCTATATCGTGGCGGTCAACCGTGTCGGTGAAGATCCGAATAATGAGTTCAATGGTCATTCGATGGTCATCGCGCCGTGGGGAGAGCTGCTTTTGAGCGGGGAAGCGGGGGAAGGAATCTTTTATACAGAGCTTGATTTCCAGGAAGTGAAGCGTGTCAGAAAAGCCATTCCTGTTTTTGATGATAGGAGAACCCATTTATATGAGCTGTGA
- a CDS encoding ABC transporter permease produces the protein MKTMIFANRVMKEIIRDPISMFFGVAFPLILLILLSAINSSIPVDLFDISSLAPGIAVFGLSFMALFAAQVVAKDRASSFLTRLFTTPMTAHNFILGYMLPLVIMSVIQVAVCLFAALFLGLDFTMTIFAVMVALIPMALIYIGLGLICGTLFSEKAATGICGALLTNFAAWLSGVWFDLELVGGIFKDIAHALPFFHAVEVGKAVLNGTYEAMLPHLWWVLAYAVIIIVISIFVFKKKTQEV, from the coding sequence ATGAAAACGATGATTTTTGCTAATCGAGTAATGAAAGAAATTATCAGGGATCCTATTTCAATGTTCTTTGGTGTGGCCTTTCCTCTTATTTTACTAATCCTTTTATCAGCGATTAATAGCAGTATCCCTGTGGACTTATTCGATATTTCTTCATTAGCTCCTGGCATAGCCGTGTTTGGTCTTTCCTTTATGGCATTGTTTGCGGCTCAAGTAGTAGCAAAGGATCGTGCTAGTTCGTTTTTAACGAGATTATTTACAACACCGATGACCGCTCACAATTTTATTTTAGGATATATGTTACCTCTGGTGATCATGTCAGTTATACAAGTCGCTGTGTGCCTGTTTGCCGCCTTATTTCTAGGGCTTGATTTTACGATGACGATTTTTGCGGTAATGGTGGCATTGATACCTATGGCATTAATCTATATTGGTCTTGGTCTTATTTGCGGAACATTGTTTAGCGAAAAGGCTGCAACAGGAATTTGTGGCGCTCTCCTTACGAATTTTGCGGCATGGCTATCGGGCGTTTGGTTTGATTTAGAGTTAGTGGGAGGGATTTTTAAGGATATCGCTCATGCACTGCCATTTTTCCATGCGGTTGAAGTGGGGAAAGCTGTATTAAATGGAACTTATGAAGCCATGCTTCCACATCTCTGGTGGGTATTGGCCTATGCGGTCATCATCATCGTTATTTCCATCTTTGTCTTTAAAAAGAAAACGCAAGAAGTCTAG
- a CDS encoding pyridoxal phosphate-dependent aminotransferase codes for MTYSERLKKLPDQFFAALVQKVSRAMAEGRDIINLGQGNPDQPTPPHIVKALQAAAEDAQTHKYSPFRGLEELKEAAAEFYQKQYGVKIDPKQEVAILFGTKAGLVELPMCLLNDGELMLLPNPGYPDYLSGAVLANVNVETFPLTKDNQFLPDYEGIPFEQRNEAKLMYLNYPNNPTGATADLAFFEKTVAFAKEHKINVLHDFAYGAIGFDGQRPVSFLEAEGAKDVGIEMYTLSKTYNMAGWRVGFAVGNPAIIDALNLIQDHLYVSLFPAVQKAAIAALTGDQSCVDELVARYEQRRNAFISACQKIGWEVDAPTGSFFAWLPVPSGFTSESFADFLLEKADVAVAAGKGFGEYGEGYIRVGLLVDEDRLIEAVDRIGKLGLFNS; via the coding sequence ATGACCTATTCAGAACGCTTAAAGAAATTGCCAGACCAGTTTTTTGCCGCACTTGTTCAAAAGGTTAGCCGTGCCATGGCTGAAGGGAGAGATATTATTAATCTCGGGCAAGGAAATCCCGATCAGCCTACCCCTCCGCATATCGTGAAAGCCCTGCAGGCAGCGGCTGAGGACGCACAAACGCATAAATATTCTCCATTCCGCGGCTTAGAGGAATTGAAGGAAGCGGCCGCGGAATTTTATCAAAAGCAATACGGAGTCAAAATCGATCCTAAACAAGAGGTTGCCATCCTTTTTGGAACGAAGGCCGGGCTAGTTGAGCTGCCAATGTGCCTGCTCAACGATGGCGAGCTCATGCTTCTGCCAAACCCAGGCTATCCTGACTATTTATCCGGGGCAGTACTCGCAAACGTCAATGTCGAAACATTCCCGCTCACAAAGGACAATCAATTTTTGCCCGATTATGAGGGCATCCCTTTCGAACAACGGAACGAGGCAAAGCTCATGTATTTAAACTATCCGAACAATCCAACAGGCGCTACGGCGGATCTAGCCTTTTTTGAAAAAACAGTCGCCTTTGCCAAAGAACATAAGATTAACGTCCTGCATGATTTCGCCTATGGCGCGATTGGCTTTGATGGACAAAGGCCGGTCAGCTTCCTTGAAGCGGAAGGCGCAAAGGATGTCGGCATTGAAATGTACACCTTATCGAAAACGTACAATATGGCAGGCTGGCGTGTGGGCTTTGCGGTCGGAAATCCAGCCATCATCGATGCGCTCAATCTCATTCAGGACCATCTGTACGTCAGTCTCTTCCCTGCTGTGCAAAAAGCGGCCATCGCTGCCTTAACCGGGGATCAATCCTGCGTTGACGAACTTGTCGCCCGTTATGAACAGCGACGGAATGCCTTCATTTCTGCCTGCCAAAAAATCGGCTGGGAAGTCGATGCGCCAACCGGCTCCTTCTTTGCCTGGCTTCCGGTCCCTTCCGGCTTCACGAGCGAAAGTTTCGCTGACTTTTTGCTAGAAAAAGCGGATGTAGCCGTTGCAGCGGGCAAAGGGTTTGGTGAATATGGCGAAGGCTATATTCGTGTCGGTCTGTTGGTTGATGAAGACCGGCTTATCGAAGCGGTTGATCGGATTGGAAAGTTAGGGCTATTCAATTCATGA
- a CDS encoding MetQ/NlpA family ABC transporter substrate-binding protein — MKKGLTAFILLVVISVLAACGGNESSGDASTESKDIKIGATSGPYSDMVTKAIKPGLEELGYKVEVVEFSDYIQPNKALDTGDIDANLFQHTIYLENFEKENSMDLSALITVPTAPMGIYSNTYKSFDEVKDGATITIPNDPVNAARAFTTLQDEGLLVVDEKADPLKVSEKDIVENKKNLKFQPLESGQLPRSVDSADLAAVPGNFALAAKMDLLSALALENMADQYRNVVAVKADKEDSQLAKDLLKVVEADAFEKVIDEEFEGFGKPEWMK, encoded by the coding sequence ATGAAAAAGGGGTTAACAGCATTTATTTTATTAGTAGTTATAAGTGTACTGGCAGCGTGCGGAGGCAATGAAAGCAGCGGGGACGCAAGCACGGAGTCGAAGGATATTAAAATTGGCGCCACGTCCGGTCCTTATAGCGATATGGTCACAAAAGCCATTAAGCCAGGCTTGGAGGAATTGGGCTATAAGGTAGAGGTAGTGGAATTCAGTGATTATATCCAGCCGAACAAAGCACTTGATACGGGTGATATTGATGCGAACCTATTCCAGCATACGATTTACCTAGAAAACTTTGAAAAAGAGAACAGCATGGATTTATCCGCTTTAATTACCGTACCGACGGCGCCGATGGGCATTTATTCAAACACCTACAAATCATTCGATGAAGTGAAGGATGGCGCGACCATCACCATTCCGAATGACCCGGTCAATGCAGCCCGTGCATTCACGACGCTTCAGGATGAAGGATTACTCGTCGTGGATGAAAAGGCGGATCCGCTTAAGGTATCTGAAAAGGATATCGTTGAGAACAAGAAAAACCTGAAATTCCAGCCGCTTGAATCAGGCCAGCTTCCTCGCTCTGTTGACAGCGCCGACCTCGCCGCTGTCCCAGGAAACTTCGCACTCGCTGCAAAGATGGATTTATTAAGTGCATTAGCACTTGAGAATATGGCTGATCAGTACCGCAATGTAGTAGCTGTCAAGGCAGATAAGGAAGATTCACAGCTTGCTAAGGATCTATTAAAAGTCGTCGAGGCAGATGCATTCGAGAAAGTGATTGATGAGGAATTTGAAGGGTTTGGCAAGCCTGAATGGATGAAATAA